One Cricetulus griseus strain 17A/GY chromosome 5, alternate assembly CriGri-PICRH-1.0, whole genome shotgun sequence genomic window carries:
- the Lsmem1 gene encoding leucine-rich single-pass membrane protein 1 isoform X1 encodes MGALVRSSRKIKNNYRIGRKFCCHCSRIVVFHRQLSSQCSHLWTMTHSSQDARPHGIHEEGKLYVVDSINDLNKLNLCPTESQHLFALEEKIPNTGTNPGNGSRGLFFVGLLLVLTVSLALVFFAIFLIIQTGNEMEDVSRRLTAEGKDIDDLKKINSMIVKRLNQLDSERN; translated from the exons ATGGGAGCACTTGTGAGGAgcagcaggaagatcaagaacaACTACAGAATTGGTAGGAAGTTTTGCTGTCATTGCTCCCGAATAGTTGTCTTTCACAGGCAACtgagcagtcagtgctcacaTCTTT GGACAATGACTCACTCCTCCCAGGATGCCCGGCCTCATGGCATCCACGAAGAAGGGAAACTCTATGTTGTGGATTCCATAAATGACTTAAACAAACTCAATCTTTGTCCGACAGAATCGCAGCATCTATTCG CTTTAGAGGAGAAAATCCCAAACACTGGTACAAACCCAGGAAATGGAAGCCGAGGTCTGTTTTTTGTGGGGCTGCTCCTGGTGTTGACAGTCAGCCTAGCTTTGGTCTTCTTTGCCATCTTCCTAATAA TTCAGACAGGAAACGAGATGGAGGATGTGTCAAGAAGGCTGACAGCTGAGGGAAAGGACATAGATGATCTTAAGAAAATCAACAGCATGATCGTAAAGCGGCTCAACCAATTGGACTCGGAACGGAACTGA
- the Lsmem1 gene encoding leucine-rich single-pass membrane protein 1 isoform X2, with the protein MTHSSQDARPHGIHEEGKLYVVDSINDLNKLNLCPTESQHLFALEEKIPNTGTNPGNGSRGLFFVGLLLVLTVSLALVFFAIFLIIQTGNEMEDVSRRLTAEGKDIDDLKKINSMIVKRLNQLDSERN; encoded by the exons ATGACTCACTCCTCCCAGGATGCCCGGCCTCATGGCATCCACGAAGAAGGGAAACTCTATGTTGTGGATTCCATAAATGACTTAAACAAACTCAATCTTTGTCCGACAGAATCGCAGCATCTATTCG CTTTAGAGGAGAAAATCCCAAACACTGGTACAAACCCAGGAAATGGAAGCCGAGGTCTGTTTTTTGTGGGGCTGCTCCTGGTGTTGACAGTCAGCCTAGCTTTGGTCTTCTTTGCCATCTTCCTAATAA TTCAGACAGGAAACGAGATGGAGGATGTGTCAAGAAGGCTGACAGCTGAGGGAAAGGACATAGATGATCTTAAGAAAATCAACAGCATGATCGTAAAGCGGCTCAACCAATTGGACTCGGAACGGAACTGA